The segment tagaagttaaaaatgctcatttatttatttaaaagttgaagtatcaagaatatttcacagaatttGATTCCTTAATGActaaaggactgtataaaatttagactttataatgaataatttttgaagtatgttTATagatcgaaacaaaataaaatattgttatttataccatttaaattcttttgaaagtaaactAAAAACTGAATGGCATGATGAAtctgtgaaatttttgttaaataattcttgagatattacataaattatgaaagatattctgtagtgcacttaaaaatgaaatgctgaatgactctgttttcagtactcattttttaagtacaaaagcgttttttatattaattgcaatttaatcatttccactttaaattattaaagttgaaattttgcgAGAGCTGATAGAAAATCTGAGAGATGCATAGTGCATTATGGCTTAAGACTTTATAAtagtatgaatgaattatatgacaatcaaaatttgaagcttaaaaatattttgacgaagaaactattaaaatacaggttgcataaaatatttatttgaaaaattttaacgagcattaagatcggcgaaccggctggtcgtcaaaggcggttagttaaaaaagtttcgaatgatagaaaattgaataacaaaGATCAAATGTTCTCCCACTCATGTGGTATGGAAGTCTGGAGAGAGGTGTATTCGCTGAAACGTCCATTTTTCTTTTACTGAAGGtagttaaaaattggaaaatatcacCTCCAAATAAATAGCTTTGTTTgacataaaaatggaattttaatctgatataaattactttaattttattggaaaactAGTCATGTTTGGCCACCAGTTGTTTGTCAGGGATaatggttaaatttaatttctgtttaacttttgaatataaattcatgtccatgattctgtTCAATTATCTGATATTAAAgctgcataattttaattatctatgttTTGTTCATCGTATATATAAGCCTTCTAATGGAGGTCGTTTTTATAACatcataatactattaaaaacgtaaatgtgcaGTTATCTGTCGTCCAAATTTTGCGATATATTAACTttagctttttactttctcgtatatgtagtgtagagaaagtaaattcgaactccagattttgacgaatttccaagtTTTAGGTCTCCCCGCATgttcgaaaaattcatttttggaaaatttccatcTGTCTGTAGCAAAGAtcactcaaaaatgctttgagctagatgtttgaaatttggtataggatcaTTACACTGAATTTGCCGATTTCAATCAAGTTTTGTGTAAAAACTGATTAGAGAAAGTCCGTCTATCAATctattcaaatgtaaattaacACGACAATTACCAACGAAGAGAGtaagataaaattcggtacacagaattaacatttatagtgtacacacctgtcaaattttgagctaaatacaACAAGCGGctgattgtctgtcagtctgtacatatagaaacatgcaaacgcaataattcaaaaaaacataataacttaaatatataaatatggcaGGATactttgtgactgcaagtgcaattttatgtcaaatatttgtttcaaaggttgagaaaaaagaaaaacgcgtctaaaacacaaatcgattttcggatgctattagtcgcatgcaagggattaatcgccaaaacactcgccaaatgtcacacgatagattcagtaaattgctaaattcgaacaaaaaaaaaatatatttcataactctcatacgccaataccatgtaaggcaCTCACTGTCATGACAAATTAGAAAGTAGACAGACAGAtcgggaaagttccagaatacttgtctggagacagtaagaaaaggccagaacacttatctggtaaactaaagaaagatccagaatcttctggaacatgaaataaagggaaacacaaaatcaaggaattaaatatttacacaaactgtgaatcgcattgtctctagtgggattcgaacttacaatctctcgattatgagatcagtgctgtGACCATTCGGCCATATAAAATGCCTCTTTTCACTGTGgcaatattaataaatgcatttttttaaaaatttgcttgaattattcttaaaaataatttatttttatttactaaggtATTTGCCAAATGGGAGAGTAATATCTTGAGTGGGTATATTGCTTTGGTTccttattacaaaagaaaataagttaaatgctcttgaaaaatgaattaattacgaAACTACGGATTATCAACTTTAACATCTTCGTTACCAGAAATTCTACCTATGATccaatgctacattttttttctatttttttagaatattttttaaaaatatgaattgcatgGTATTGACGACAAATAAATTACACGAAGATTGCaccacttttttaatattaaaattacttcggaTACTATCCATGAAAAGATGCTTAGACAATCCAAATTTGACAAATGTTcccttatataaaaatcaaactgCTAACCAATATGACAATGTTTTTTACAGGTATGAAAATGttcgttttcttaaataaaaacacaacgaaaggtgtttcattttttttctaaaacagaaaaatatgattcaaaatttttccttttaaagtcGAACttgttttgaaatgatttttttccgtaattattttgatagttaaatGTGAAATAGTGGGTGTTCATTCATCCATGACTATAGAAACGGTATTGTAATcgggtaatgaaattttgttattgtatgaccttattactattatatattttaaaatattccaaagcaactaagaaaatagttaaatacAGAATAATAGTAAAGTATCTTAATTTAAGGGTAAAATGACTAGAATGGTCATTGGTTAAATGTTCCTAAGAAAAAgactgttaaatttttttaaagagtcaattctacaataaatttatttaatttcgtattttaaagaataaaatctttattatttattcctaaaGAAATGGAAACTTTTCAACCGAAGCTACTTTcaccattattaataatatattatattattttgtttttctcttctttaatttCGTGCTTAGGGAAAAAAGgcaatatgttaatttaaatcaatggaatggtttaacatatttcttaatgtatttgtcaattttttttcattctcttattaTTTAGTTGAGATATCTTCCTAAGTATTCGACAAGACATGGGGTATTTAATTAgcatatattttcctctttttctaAATCGGTCTTCATTTACCAATTTCTTGTTAGGCATGCAATTAATTCATACctaatgttctaaaatattcattgtaatttaCCACATCATGGTCCATTTACCAATTTCTTGTTAAGCATATAATTAATCCATACCTAATGTTTTCTAATATCCATTATACTTTACTGCATCATGGTTAATTTACCAGTTTTTGTTAAGGATTCAATTAATCCAtatctaatgtttttttaatattcattacgATTTACTACATTATAGTTAATTGACCAATTTCTTCTTAAACATGCAATTAATCTTTGTCTAATGTTCTATgctattcataattatttattaatttcttgttaaGCATTCAATTAATCCATACCTAATTATACTGCtcattacaatttattatatcatGATTAATTTGCCAATTCCTTGTTAAACatacaattaatttatacttaaagCAATCTTCAATACCATAAAAACATTTCCCTCTccaatctgttttttttttttttttttttaaggttacgACTCTAAAGATGAACAGCATTCCAGCCCCCATCATGGGTCCCATCCATACTACGGCGATCCCCGAAGCCCCGGCGGCTACAGCGACGGTCGCAGTCCGCAACCCTCCCAGCCGCACAAGGACGGTGGGTCGGCGGGCAGCAAGGCGAAGAAGCCCCGGCGCCGGCGCACCGCTTTCACGCAGGCCCAGCTGGCCTTCTTGGAGAGGAAATTCCGTTGCCAGAAATACCTGTCCGTGGCTGACCGGGGCAGTGTGGCCGAAGCTCTCAGCCTCACAGAGACACAAGTCAAGACCTGGTACCAGAACAGGAGGTCAGTGGTCACTCGACTTAAAAATTAAGTACGAATCAGTAATTCGGGATCTTTTTAATAAGATATGAATTAGAAACAATTACTGGAATGCCGTTTATGCAAATGTAGGAAccagaattttaatacaattgaGAGAAAATCAATAGTTAGACTCTCAGTTATCAGACACAAATACGACAGAAGAATAAATAGGCTGAGAAGGTCTTTTATAAAAGCTCGTTTCCAGTTATACATACAGCATTAAAAACgtcttttttgtattaaatacctctgttataaatattttctgacttTTTAGAACAGGCCGAAAGAGTGTATGATGTCGAATGATATATTTTTGCCGtacgtttaaaaaattttaaatcgaagaataaaaatattgcattctaaTCGTCTCAGGTGACAAActgattatatttcaaaatattggctggttaaatattagttattttatagaaattagctagaaataacttcatgtccatgatttcgccaaattatccgacattaaattcatgttattttgattgacttatttaaatttttattattgtctgCATGAACCATTCTAATGGAGATTAGtctcatgacatcatagcgctattaggAATGTAAATGTTcggtttatttatcttttaaatttcgggACATTGTAACTTCATTCCATTATTTGTCTTATAAACAAGACAAATAATAAACTGAATCCTGCTTCTGTAATTTTCAActacggaaaaaaaaatctcgggattaaatatttgataatacgatgaaaacagtttgaatttcagggtaacGGTGTAGCCTTGAAATTTCTGATCAGATCAATCTATCTATAGTTAGAAGTCaaggagaaaaaatttaaaaaattgcaaaaatgcgGACAAAATTTGCACgcttattaaattgatatcaatgaaaaaattgttaacattttttttaaacgatttaaaatttatttttgtctaataATATTTACGGAAATCATCTTGGGGAAAAAACCAAAATTCtgcctaatttttaatgaatcaaaatttttaataaattgttccaAAGTGCACATTCTCGCTATCCAAGTTATGCATGCCACAAATTTGATAGCGGTAGATTAAATGGCCCGTGGAAATATGGATTATATATATACGGGTCGAATACCAGTTATAGAAAATGTGGTAGTCCATCGGggtataaagataaaatttaaactcgaCACCCAATTTCATCAACGATCAATCTTGTATGTGGTCTGATGCACGCTAAAATTGTCATTATAGGCAACACTTTCTTGTATCGTTGTGTATCTGTTAAGGTGTTGCTTTAATGACTTCACCATGGATGAAAATGACAACCTCCACTCCCCAAATAGttcctgaaatattatttaattgatctTTAATCTATCGACAACAAGGCGAAACTACAACAAaggcattaaaacaaaaactagcGCATGATCTACTGCTTCTAGctctaaacaaaatttaaagctgCAATTGATAATACCAACATTAACCCTTTGCCCTCGGATagtgactctcactcaccattcaaaaaGGGGCATCATtttgatggggtttttttttattttgattttttttaaaaaatacctaaagaatGGTAAGAAGACGCAGattaaatttttggtaaaattcaactttaatttatagtatttttttttttcatagcaataagCAAATCCTTGTGTtagctgaataattttgcatcgaatgaCTTTTCCGATTGCAAAGGGTTGATTTTCCATCTGTAAAAATACCATTTCGAATTTAGAagattgaaatttgattaaaattattttttattccgaaTCTAGTTATCTATAATTTGCTATAGGcgtaaaatttcttgaaatttttcaaatcgttaaattaaccaaaaaattattgaaaccaatttttttttattcgtgtgactattttaagccaaattttgcgcagtagcttctaaggataaagacccctgagcacccgagggcagaagtctgacttctaactcaaatgaagatagcacacacacactcgcttgcacaacccctttttacacggggggctcattcacacacctcacagagagaacactaGGAAGAGAACAttcatgcccaaaccaggactcgaacccaggacgaatagatcacggggaagacgcgctacccctaggccagcaCGCCGGCATTGAAGCAACTTCTGAAATAGAAAGGCACAAGCAGCGTAATCCCACTAAATACATCCTTCccccataaatagtttttttttaattattttaataataaacttaatcaaaaatttaacgaAACCCGACGTTataggttttaattttaaaaccgaTGTTGATAGGTTcatctaaattattattcaaattaattttaattttttcctcaaaCTATAAATTTACTATTCTAAATTATGATGTAGAGATGTTTATGATCATTTTGTCAcaccgcggaactccgaaacattgCAACGTTGCCATCTTACAGAAATGGATAGCTGTAATCTTCATCTAAATAATAGATGTCTTAGCAGAGGAAAAATAATCTcccttttaacaaattttaattctttatttattttctgtatatatttttgcacgtatagagaaatttattttagttggatcgcttaagtattttttaatgtataatgatggacaagtaatttttttaaaagtattagaattCTTTCGTATCTTATTTATATTCAGAATCATAATGCAATTAACTctttaagaaatgcattttgcAGCTAAAAAAAAGTGCCATATGTCCAATTAAAGAaactgatattcaaaattttattacgaattgttattatcatttaattctCAAATTCGCGTATGAACCGAAGTATTACATTTTACGCACTGTATCAATTGCAAACTATGCATcatgtttcaaattctttcttaTATCCTTTTTCAGGTCTCTTGATAACAATCCTTAACATAATTCAGGTCTCTTCATAACGATCCTTAGCATAATCCTTGATAAGTACTAGTCATTAAAACAAGGTTTTGATCAATTCCTCTACTTTGAAAAGTCCATGACACTGACTGTAAATACCGTTTTGATGGAATTGAAATATCAAGAATAGAGTAATTCaatcctaaattttaaaaaaattcataagctTTTTCATATGTTCTTTAAcggaggccgcggtggcctggtggtaaggtctccgcttttgagccgtagggtttcaggttcgagacccgattccatcgaagaaccgtcgtgtaagggggtctgttgcacgttaaatccgtcatgccaaacgtcctcccgctggtgtggtgttgcacgttaaatccgtcatgccaaacgtcctcccgctggtgtggtgaggtgtggagaggggggtgccagctcaggtgtcgttctcgtcatctgaccatggttcaaaatgacgaggtccgtcccaaaatagccctatgttgctttacaatgggacgttagatataactaaactaaatgttCTCTAACGGATAATAGCTCCCTGGATTAAAGTATTCCAAAACGAGGCAACTATTTATGTTCCAATCTAAGcaacttttataattatagaaacaaaaaagaaaagaaaaaaaacctagccttatccataaattatttcaataagattAGTATAATAATTTCGCTTCTACATATAACATATTTTGCTATTTGTTTACAAACTGCGTAAGAGTAATTAgacttttgttaaaatatttattagatgatatttaaataaaaacgctTTTTTATTAACTGGGCACAGTGATGCGTTTTcgcaaaattaatttcacaaacCACACTTACATCAACACAACATAAATTCTTTACTTTATGAATCAAATCCCGGGTGCCTCTGAACTTCAAATACAATCTTTGAGGGGCAGGGGTAGAAAACATCAATAGGAAGCAGAATCACATAGGAAAGCAGAGTTCCAAATGCCACCCTCAATGGATAGAGTCGTAAAGACAAAGCAAGAACCATCATTACGTGCAATATTATGctttattacacaaaaaaacaGTAGAAGAATTAGAAGCATCAGTGGAAGTGTCACCCATCGGCATTCATGCACCTACGCTACATGAATTAGAGAACATCGTCAAACTCGCCATTAGTGAAACGATTAATCATTACCTCACTCAACCGCCTGCTACCAGCCAACGGCTGATTTCGGGAGCTCGCTTATAGCGCCATCTATTCCTTTATGACCTCTTTCCTATGTGATTCTAATTTctattgtttgctttttttttctgccttttttccaaatttttacataGAGTTCAGAAAAACCCTGTATTTCATAGAActgaaaatttggtaaatatgCAATCTAGGTGACAATCAAAATAAAGCAGctctttctttcattttccaCTCTCAagagattttgaatgaaatttaagatctaataattattttctttatctaaaactgcattaaaaatggaaaataaagctATAATAGTGACTATACTAATGAATAGTGCCAAATTTTATTGCTACAAAGTTACAAGTAGATAAGgcttattatttttaagtgttGCAATCAGTAAGCACTAAGAAATCTTTCATGCTTGGTTGAAATCTTAAACTCCTAGTATTAATTTCGCAGaagggtaaaaaaatttattatatgattctTTCAATGTAGCTTtcgtacaaattttaaattaatggatatcaattcatactttaaataataataataataataataataataatatattatatatatatatatatatatatatatatatatatattaaacacaaCACTTTCGCTcagaagtagaaaatattttttaaaatcaaaattaaggatttcaaaacaaaaattctagaagtttaagatatttttattatattttaaattttaatgaatgtttaagaAAGTTCTCTATTCGAATTTTCGTTGTGGTTTTATTACCTCAGAGCATTACTTTCAAGTCCAAAACAGCTCGATTTAgtcagaattttgatttaaaaaatagctttaaagaacataaataaaaacattgtgttaatttttattttttctttagtttttaatacatttttattataatcaattttgaGGAATGTTGTAAACAATTCATCCACTAATTCTTAGTCGGAAAGTTCTTctcatatgtattaaaatttttattaatatgagcAAATAACGTAATAAacgagaaatgaaaatattaagatattatattGACGTCGAGAACTATGACATTCTACAAAATTGACACATCAAAAAGTGCTGACAGAAATACATATTGACAGAGAAACTTATATTCATTAGTATAAATGAAAAGTACCAACaattaaaaggggaaaaatgATTGAtatcgaaaaatttcattttagtatagcaataaaaatttgcttttaagagcagtttttcttataaatctatTATacgtattaataataataaattatcttataatgatcaattagtaatattttttctatttggaatactttcaacaattttatttcagaagaaattcaGCATATTAAACCAAATAATTATATCTCAGCGTTATTCCccatttccagtttttttttttttaaccagttaTTTTCCCAAGATAACCAAATATATTGACAATGTTTGCATATCAATCTTTTTAAGTTCCAAATCTATTAACTCTTATCCAATTTACAATAGtcataattattatatgaaaaaaaattattaaaatttatgcaatgaaatactttttaaaaattgctgaaatacagcaaaaaaaaaaaaaaaaatcacagctaagttgatattattaaatatagaattttttttttttcaatttgtctttgtatatttatttcttttttcaatttgtctgtattcaatagaatttttagaattttgcttgcatttttttaactgattaaaaccaaaattttacaccaGGATATGATTTTATATCAAGatcacgtatcaaatttcatttgattaaggCATTACGTTTTTGAGTAATCACTTTTACATGTATGCAATTGTACAGATTGCATAGATGTAATTGTATAGAGTGCATGGATTGTACAGATTGTTTAGTTTCTGGCGGGTTAGTTTCGAAATTTGATACGGATATGCGATTTAGATTCTTAATTTTACCCATCTAGATTTTTACCCATCTTTATTTTACtagtttttaattccatttaccCATCTAGAATTTTACCCATCTTTATTTTACtggtttttaattccatttaccCATCTAGAATTTACCCATCTAGATTTTTACCCATCTTTATTTTACtagtttttaattccatttaccCATCTAGATTTTTACCCATCTTTATTTTACtagtttttaattccatttactCATCTAGAATTTAACCATCTAGATTTTTACCCATCTTTATTTTACtagtttttaattccatttaccCATCTAGATTTTTACCCATCTTTATTTTACtagtttttaattccatttaccCATCTAAAATTTACCCATCTAGATTTTTACCCATCTTTATTTTACtagtttttaattccatttaccCATCTAGATTTTTACCCATCTTTATTTTACtagtttttaatatcatttaccCATCTAGatttttgcgttttgtagttatgatCATCTTTTGACAGACAGATGTGCTTTCAGAAAACAGAATGAATTCCGTTCAAAActagttttaaatttacaaatttgttgtagAGATTCAAGTATCACGTTTCATTTGTCTATCTCAAAGCACTTTTTAAATCAAGGTTCAGAGATAGATAGAGCGGCAGATGAATggacagatataattctaaaaacgtATTTTAAGACTGAAGGATGTCTGAACCgtggacattcgtcaaaatctctacttagaattttttgatgactacACTACTTTCTCTTCATACATTTCGTAcattagaaagtaaaaaggatAACTTACATGATCAAAATGACAATAACATTCTGGAAGTCAAATAACCGCAGATTTCATCAATCACAAGGAAATTTTAGTGATTCTAATTAATCTTAGCggatttttgaagcattttaagtttcttttcacGATAACAAAGCGGTTTATTACTGATAACAAAATGAtgttttagcaaattttttttaaactttgaattatcAAACTACTGATTTTATTATAAACGAGATATTAGGTTGAATGACCAGCTGTTCTTCGCATATATTggatatgcttataatttttataatttcatttaaatcatttatataaaaattcatgttcatgtcaaattgtcagatattaaagccgtgttataTTAACAGACTTGCGTATGTTATGTTTAATGTGTATATGAATTTTCCAAATGGAAACCACGACCTATTGTGTTCAGTACATCTATCTTCTAAGTATATtgcaatttctctttttttattcatcctaTGAATTACATAGATATTAAGTAGAAACCTTCCTTAGTTGTCAACAATGGAACAACATCAttagaagaaaatcatgcaattaaatattcgaTGGAGCAatggaaataatttgtttttctttcgcaacaatgaaaatattgctgtgaaatatatttaaaaaatgtttaaaaataaattaattctagactaaaaaaatttacagcaaCTAAATTCGAATcgttgaaaatataattgtttggACTTTAAAGAGTTgtatttagacattttttctGTGCCGGAAAAATTTAaggaagttatcgcggaaaaaccctaaatatttttaaataattaaaattccaaaaaatttttaaaaatcattttgatgttGCATTTTtgtcctccaaagtatatatatatatataccaaatttgatagttccAAGTCAAACAGTCTGGCTTATAATGTGCCAAGACACGCACATTCATTTATACTATCAGTAGAGATAGAGATTTACCATTCTCATATTAATATCTGTTTGCTTCCTTTGCTCCAAAatgtttatatctaaaaattttggaGCATTCCATTTGTTCAAGATCCATTTTGTCAATCCATAAATgaattgcttttatattatttccaaaaaacatctttttgttctgcaaacattttatttgatgtgAATTTAACAAGTCTCCTCTgacatattcatttttctttcctcCCCAGAACTAAATGGAAGCGCCAGAACAGCCAACGACTGGAACACCTCCGACAACAGTCACAGGGAGTGTCCAAGGAAGGTCCCGGTCCTGGCCTGGGACCCGCACCCCATCCTCTCGACGGACCGCTCGTCTCGGCCACTTACTACGGCGCATGCGTGGTGCCCACTTCCAGTGCCGCTTGTCTATTGCCTCCGGGGATATTGAGAAATGTGTACGTGCCCGGTTTCCAGATGTGAATACAGACACTCACTTGTGAAACTCACTGACCGAGAGAGAACACCCCCATTTATACACGTTGAACTTCACTACCCCCTAATCCTGAAATTTGAAGGGGATTTCGAATCTTGTACGAAAGAGAATGGATTGAATTCTTGCGGACTCATTGTgcataaattagtattttttatcgattttattgTG is part of the Argiope bruennichi chromosome 10, qqArgBrue1.1, whole genome shotgun sequence genome and harbors:
- the LOC129987452 gene encoding homeobox protein ceh-30-like; protein product: MFSDGNSSAALVGAMLNSRMRSFLIRDILGPADDQQRDISDKDCEVLHQQVSAVNASRCPNGYDSKDEQHSSPHHGSHPYYGDPRSPGGYSDGRSPQPSQPHKDGGSAGSKAKKPRRRRTAFTQAQLAFLERKFRCQKYLSVADRGSVAEALSLTETQVKTWYQNRRTKWKRQNSQRLEHLRQQSQGVSKEGPGPGLGPAPHPLDGPLVSATYYGACVVPTSSAACLLPPGILRNVYVPGFQM